Proteins encoded in a region of the Streptomyces sp. PCS3-D2 genome:
- the priA gene encoding bifunctional 1-(5-phosphoribosyl)-5-((5-phosphoribosylamino)methylideneamino)imidazole-4-carboxamide isomerase/phosphoribosylanthranilate isomerase PriA: MPNPLELLPAVDVRDGQAVRLVHGVSGSETSYGSPLQAALAWQAAGAEWLHLVDLDAAFGTGDNRALVAEITRTMDIKVELSGGIRDDASLAAALATGCTRVNLGTAALETPEWAAKAIAEHGDRIAVGLDVRGTTLKGRGWTSEGGDLYETLARLDSEGCARYVVTDIGKDGTLTGPNLELLRSVCAATDRPVVASGGISCLDDLRALSELVPLGVEGAIVGKALYAKAFTLEEALKVVSA; the protein is encoded by the coding sequence ATGCCGAACCCGCTCGAACTCCTTCCCGCGGTCGACGTCCGCGACGGCCAGGCCGTCCGCCTCGTCCACGGCGTCTCCGGCAGCGAGACGTCCTACGGCTCCCCGCTGCAGGCCGCCCTCGCCTGGCAGGCCGCGGGCGCCGAATGGCTCCACCTGGTCGACCTGGACGCCGCCTTCGGCACCGGCGACAACCGTGCCCTGGTCGCCGAGATCACCCGCACCATGGACATCAAGGTCGAGCTGTCCGGCGGCATCCGCGACGACGCCTCGCTCGCCGCGGCCCTCGCCACCGGCTGCACCCGCGTCAACCTCGGCACCGCGGCCCTGGAGACCCCCGAGTGGGCCGCCAAGGCCATCGCCGAGCACGGCGACAGGATCGCCGTCGGCCTCGACGTGCGCGGCACCACCCTCAAGGGCCGCGGCTGGACCAGCGAGGGCGGCGACCTCTACGAGACCCTGGCCCGCCTCGACTCCGAGGGCTGCGCCCGCTACGTCGTCACCGACATCGGCAAGGACGGCACGCTCACCGGCCCCAACCTGGAGCTGCTGCGGAGCGTCTGCGCCGCCACCGACCGGCCCGTCGTCGCCTCCGGAGGCATCTCCTGCCTCGACGACCTGCGGGCCCTGTCCGAGCTGGTGCCGCTGGGCGTCGAGGGCGCGATCGTCGGCAAGGCCCTGTACGCCAAGGCCTTCACCCTGGAAGAAGCCCTGAAGGTGGTCTCCGCATGA
- a CDS encoding TIGR03085 family metal-binding protein — translation MSTHAKRERLLLADLLEAAGPEAPTLCTGWRCRELAAHVVVRERRPDAAGGLLLNVLKGRLDAAMAEYAAKPYEELVRLIRTGPPRMSVYALKQIDEAANAVEFYVHAEDVRRAQPDWSPRELDPVFSDALWSRLEKMARLTGRRSPVGLVLRRPNGQTAVAHKGAPVVTVTGEPGELTLFCFGRQASAAVTLDGEQEAVAKLTVAELGL, via the coding sequence ATGTCTACCCATGCGAAGCGTGAACGCCTTTTGCTGGCGGACCTGTTGGAGGCGGCCGGCCCCGAGGCCCCCACGCTGTGCACCGGCTGGAGGTGCCGCGAGCTGGCCGCGCACGTGGTGGTGCGGGAGCGGCGGCCGGACGCGGCGGGCGGCCTGCTGCTGAACGTGCTGAAGGGGCGGCTGGACGCGGCGATGGCCGAGTACGCCGCCAAGCCGTACGAGGAGCTCGTCCGGCTGATCCGCACCGGGCCGCCGCGGATGTCGGTGTACGCGCTGAAGCAGATCGACGAGGCGGCGAACGCGGTGGAGTTCTACGTCCACGCGGAGGACGTCCGCCGGGCCCAGCCGGACTGGTCCCCGCGGGAGCTGGACCCGGTGTTCTCGGACGCGCTGTGGTCCCGTCTGGAGAAGATGGCACGGCTGACGGGGCGCCGTTCGCCGGTGGGTCTGGTGCTGAGGCGCCCGAACGGGCAGACCGCGGTGGCGCACAAGGGTGCGCCGGTGGTCACGGTGACGGGCGAGCCGGGCGAGCTGACGCTGTTCTGCTTCGGCCGGCAGGCGTCCGCCGCGGTGACGCTGGACGGCGAGCAGGAGGCCGTGGCCAAACTGACGGTGGCCGAACTGGGCCTCTAG
- a CDS encoding ABC transporter permease, producing the protein MSDRSTGGVRAVLAPDAAPTAQAAPAALPTGCAREPQAAPLAPAARFLPSLAAVYRAQLSRARVARIPLLFVATFQSVGIMILMRGVVDGGSEARAVVAGSSVLVVAFVALNLLAQYFGQLRAGGGLDHYATLPVPPASVVLGAAAAYASFTLPGTLVTAVLGCLLFGLPMGGLWILAAVVPLAGAALAGLGAALGLLAPRQELATLAGQLGMSAALLLGVLPPERMPAVIVWARDLLPSTYGVEAFARTFEASPDWAAVVFDLGVCAAVGVVSLAVATWAYRRAAVR; encoded by the coding sequence GTGAGCGACCGTTCGACGGGGGGCGTCCGGGCCGTGCTCGCGCCCGATGCCGCACCCACGGCTCAGGCCGCACCGGCCGCGCTTCCCACGGGCTGCGCACGGGAACCTCAGGCCGCGCCGCTGGCGCCCGCCGCGCGCTTCCTCCCCTCGCTGGCCGCCGTCTACCGCGCGCAGCTGTCCCGGGCGCGGGTGGCCCGCATTCCGTTGCTGTTCGTGGCGACCTTCCAGTCCGTCGGAATCATGATCCTGATGCGGGGCGTCGTCGACGGGGGATCCGAGGCCCGGGCCGTCGTGGCCGGGTCCTCGGTGCTGGTCGTCGCCTTCGTCGCGCTGAACCTGCTCGCGCAGTACTTCGGGCAGCTGCGGGCCGGCGGCGGACTCGACCACTACGCCACCCTGCCGGTGCCGCCCGCCTCGGTGGTGCTGGGCGCGGCCGCCGCCTACGCCTCCTTCACGCTGCCGGGGACGCTGGTCACCGCCGTCCTCGGATGTCTGCTCTTCGGCCTGCCGATGGGCGGACTGTGGATCCTGGCCGCCGTGGTGCCGCTGGCCGGAGCCGCGCTGGCCGGGCTCGGCGCGGCCCTGGGGCTGCTGGCACCGCGGCAGGAGCTCGCCACCCTCGCGGGGCAGCTCGGCATGTCGGCGGCGCTGCTGCTGGGCGTGCTGCCGCCCGAGCGGATGCCGGCCGTGATCGTGTGGGCGCGGGACCTGCTGCCGTCCACCTACGGGGTGGAGGCCTTCGCGCGGACCTTCGAGGCGTCGCCGGACTGGGCCGCCGTCGTCTTCGACCTCGGCGTGTGCGCGGCCGTAGGGGTCGTCTCCCTGGCCGTGGCGACCTGGGCGTACCGCCGGGCGGCCGTCCGCTGA
- the ybaK gene encoding Cys-tRNA(Pro) deacylase — protein sequence MAKKTKQAAGTPAIAALTAAGVAFTTHAYEHDPSHPSYGEEAAEAMGVSPTQVFKTLVADVDGVLTVAVVPVSGSLDLKALATAVGGKRAAMADPALAERTTGYVRGGISPLGQRKRLRTVIDESATEHSTICCSAGRRGLEIELSPSDLTSLTGAALAPIGRA from the coding sequence ATGGCCAAGAAGACGAAGCAGGCAGCCGGCACTCCGGCGATCGCGGCCCTGACGGCGGCCGGAGTCGCCTTCACCACGCACGCGTACGAGCACGACCCGTCGCACCCCTCGTACGGCGAAGAGGCGGCCGAGGCCATGGGGGTCTCTCCGACGCAGGTCTTCAAGACCCTGGTGGCCGACGTGGACGGCGTCCTCACGGTGGCGGTGGTCCCGGTCTCCGGGTCGCTGGACCTGAAGGCGCTGGCGACGGCGGTCGGCGGCAAGCGGGCGGCGATGGCGGACCCGGCCCTGGCGGAACGCACCACGGGCTACGTCCGCGGCGGCATCTCCCCGCTGGGCCAGCGCAAGCGGCTGCGCACGGTGATCGACGAGTCCGCGACGGAACACTCCACGATCTGCTGCTCGGCGGGCCGCCGCGGCCTGGAGATCGAACTCTCCCCGTCGGACCTGACCAGCCTCACGGGAGCCGCCCTCGCCCCGATCGGCCGGGCATAG
- a CDS encoding LON peptidase substrate-binding domain-containing protein, with protein sequence MTTVRLPLFPLNSVLFPGLVLPLNVFEERYRAMMRELLKSGEDEPRRFAVVAIRDGREAAPTASGLPDPTSMPERGPAAGFGSDPIQAFHRVGCIAEAATIREREDGTFEVLATGTTRVRLLSVDSSGPFLTADLEELPEDAGDGAGVLAEGVLRAFRNYQKRLAGARERSLTGAELPDEPSVVSYLVAAAAVLDVPAKQRLLQAPDTATRLAEELKLLRTETAVIRHLPSLPAVDLTRAPTSPN encoded by the coding sequence GTGACCACCGTTCGCCTGCCCCTCTTCCCGCTGAACTCGGTGCTGTTCCCGGGCCTCGTCCTCCCGCTGAACGTCTTCGAGGAGCGTTATCGCGCCATGATGCGCGAGCTGCTGAAGTCGGGCGAGGACGAGCCGCGCCGTTTCGCCGTCGTCGCGATCCGTGACGGCCGGGAGGCCGCCCCGACCGCGTCCGGCCTGCCGGACCCGACGTCCATGCCGGAGCGCGGCCCGGCCGCGGGTTTCGGGTCGGACCCGATCCAGGCGTTCCACCGGGTGGGCTGCATCGCGGAGGCGGCGACGATCCGGGAGCGGGAGGACGGCACCTTCGAGGTCTTGGCGACCGGTACGACGCGGGTCCGGCTGCTCTCGGTCGACTCCTCGGGGCCCTTCCTGACGGCGGACCTGGAGGAGCTCCCGGAGGATGCGGGAGACGGCGCCGGGGTCCTCGCGGAGGGTGTGCTGCGTGCCTTCCGCAACTACCAGAAGCGGCTGGCCGGGGCTCGCGAGCGGTCCCTGACGGGCGCCGAACTGCCCGACGAACCGTCGGTGGTGTCGTACCTGGTGGCCGCGGCGGCGGTGCTGGACGTCCCGGCGAAGCAGCGGCTGCTCCAGGCCCCGGACACGGCGACGCGGCTGGCGGAGGAGCTGAAACTGCTGCGCACGGAGACGGCGGTGATCCGTCATCTGCCGTCCCTTCCGGCGGTGGACCTGACCCGGGCTCCGACGAGCCCCAACTGA
- the hisF gene encoding imidazole glycerol phosphate synthase subunit HisF gives MSLAVRVIPCLDVDNGRVVKGVNFQNLRDAGDPVEMAKLYDAEGADELTFLDITASSGNRETTYDVVRRTAEQVFIPLTVGGGVRTADDVDKLLRAGADKVGVNTAAIARPELIQEIAERFGRQVLVLSVDARRTGSGSFEVTTHGGRRGTGIDAVEWAHRAAELGAGEILLNSMDADGTKDGYDTEMIAAVRKHVTVPVIASGGAGRLADFAPAIEAGADAVLAASVFHFGDLRISEVKAALREAGHPVR, from the coding sequence ATGAGCCTCGCCGTACGCGTGATCCCCTGCCTGGACGTGGACAACGGCCGGGTCGTCAAGGGCGTCAACTTCCAGAACCTGCGCGACGCGGGCGACCCGGTGGAGATGGCCAAGCTCTACGACGCCGAAGGCGCCGACGAGCTGACCTTCCTCGACATCACCGCGTCCTCCGGCAACCGCGAGACCACCTACGACGTGGTGCGCCGCACCGCCGAGCAGGTCTTCATCCCGCTGACCGTGGGCGGCGGCGTCCGCACGGCCGACGACGTCGACAAGCTCCTGCGCGCGGGAGCGGACAAGGTGGGCGTGAACACGGCCGCCATCGCCCGGCCCGAGCTGATCCAGGAGATCGCGGAGCGGTTCGGCCGGCAGGTCCTCGTCCTGTCGGTCGACGCCCGCCGCACCGGGTCGGGTTCCTTCGAGGTCACCACGCACGGCGGTCGCCGGGGCACCGGCATCGACGCCGTCGAGTGGGCCCACCGGGCCGCGGAGCTGGGGGCCGGCGAGATCCTGCTGAACTCGATGGACGCCGACGGCACCAAGGACGGCTACGACACCGAGATGATCGCGGCGGTCCGCAAGCACGTCACCGTGCCGGTGATCGCCTCGGGCGGCGCGGGCCGCCTCGCGGACTTCGCCCCGGCGATCGAGGCGGGAGCGGACGCCGTGCTCGCGGCATCCGTCTTCCACTTCGGCGACCTCCGCATCTCCGAGGTCAAGGCCGCCCTCCGCGAAGCCGGTCACCCCGTCCGCTAG
- a CDS encoding RidA family protein, protein MSNTSDAGAVRRISSGGPYEDVIGYSRAVQLPNGLVLVSGCTAADAGGPYDQTVAAFGVAFKALAQAGLGPEDVVRTRMYLTHARDVDEVGRAHKELLDAVRPAATMLIVSGFVDPSMVVEVEVEAYRAVPA, encoded by the coding sequence ATGAGCAACACCTCCGACGCCGGCGCCGTGCGCCGCATCTCCTCCGGCGGCCCCTACGAGGACGTCATCGGCTACTCCCGAGCCGTGCAGCTGCCCAACGGCCTCGTGCTGGTCTCCGGCTGCACCGCGGCCGACGCGGGCGGCCCGTACGACCAGACCGTCGCGGCCTTCGGCGTCGCCTTCAAGGCCCTCGCCCAGGCCGGCCTCGGCCCCGAGGACGTCGTCCGCACCCGCATGTACCTGACGCACGCCCGCGACGTGGACGAGGTGGGCCGCGCCCACAAGGAGCTCCTCGACGCGGTCCGCCCGGCCGCGACGATGCTCATCGTCTCCGGCTTCGTCGACCCGTCGATGGTCGTCGAGGTGGAGGTCGAGGCGTACCGGGCGGTGCCCGCATGA
- the hisD gene encoding histidinol dehydrogenase encodes MISRIDLRGDALPEGGALRDLLPRAEFDVEAALEKVRPICEDVHHRGTAALIEYAQKFDGVTLEQVRVPAEALKAALDALDPAVRAALEESIRRARTVHREQRRTEHTTQVVPGGTVTEKWVPVERVGLYAPGGRSVYPSSVVMNVVPAQEAGVESVALASPPQKEFGGLPHPTILAACALLGVDEVYAVGGAQAVAMFAYGTEDCRPANMVTGPGNIWVAAAKRYFTGRIGIDTEAGPTEIAVLADSTADPVHVAADLISQAEHDPLAAAVLVTDSAELADAVEKELEPQVAATKHVEDRIKPALAGKQSAIVLVDSLEDGLKVVDAYGAEHLEIQTADAAALAARVRNAGAIFVGPWAPVSLGDYCAGSNHVLPTGGCACHSSGLSVQSFLRGIHIVDYTRDALAEVTHHVVTLAEAEDLPAHGAALKARFGWKVPTP; translated from the coding sequence GTGATCTCTCGTATCGACCTGCGCGGTGACGCCCTCCCCGAGGGCGGCGCCCTGCGCGATCTGCTGCCCCGTGCCGAGTTCGACGTGGAAGCCGCCCTGGAAAAGGTGCGGCCCATCTGCGAGGACGTGCATCATCGTGGTACGGCGGCGCTGATCGAGTACGCGCAGAAGTTCGACGGAGTGACGTTGGAGCAGGTCAGGGTGCCCGCTGAGGCTCTCAAGGCCGCCCTCGACGCGCTCGATCCGGCCGTCCGCGCAGCCCTTGAGGAGTCGATCCGGCGGGCCCGGACGGTGCACCGCGAGCAGCGCCGCACCGAGCACACCACCCAGGTGGTCCCCGGCGGCACCGTGACCGAGAAGTGGGTTCCGGTGGAGCGTGTGGGGCTGTACGCCCCGGGCGGCCGCTCGGTCTACCCGTCGTCCGTCGTCATGAACGTGGTGCCGGCCCAGGAGGCGGGCGTCGAGTCGGTCGCGCTCGCGTCCCCGCCGCAGAAGGAGTTCGGGGGCCTGCCGCACCCGACCATCCTCGCCGCCTGCGCCCTGCTCGGCGTGGACGAGGTGTACGCGGTCGGTGGCGCCCAGGCCGTGGCGATGTTCGCCTACGGGACCGAGGACTGCCGTCCCGCCAACATGGTCACCGGCCCCGGCAACATCTGGGTCGCCGCCGCCAAGCGCTACTTCACCGGACGCATCGGCATCGACACCGAGGCCGGCCCGACCGAGATCGCCGTCCTCGCCGACTCCACGGCCGACCCGGTCCACGTCGCTGCCGACCTCATCAGCCAGGCGGAGCACGACCCGCTGGCCGCGGCCGTCCTCGTCACGGACTCCGCCGAGCTCGCGGACGCGGTCGAGAAGGAGCTGGAGCCGCAGGTCGCCGCGACCAAGCACGTCGAGGACCGGATCAAGCCCGCCCTCGCCGGCAAGCAGTCCGCGATCGTCCTGGTCGACAGCCTGGAGGACGGTCTCAAGGTCGTCGACGCCTACGGCGCCGAGCACCTGGAGATCCAGACCGCCGACGCGGCCGCCCTGGCCGCCCGCGTCCGCAACGCCGGCGCGATCTTCGTCGGCCCGTGGGCCCCGGTCTCCCTCGGCGACTACTGCGCCGGCTCCAACCACGTGCTGCCCACCGGCGGCTGCGCCTGCCACTCCTCGGGCCTGTCCGTGCAGTCCTTCCTGCGCGGCATCCACATCGTCGACTACACCCGCGACGCCCTCGCCGAGGTCACCCACCACGTGGTCACCCTGGCCGAGGCGGAGGACCTGCCCGCCCACGGTGCCGCCCTCAAGGCACGCTTCGGATGGAAGGTGCCCACCCCGTGA
- the hisB gene encoding imidazoleglycerol-phosphate dehydratase HisB codes for MSRIGRVERTTKETSVVVEINLDGTGRVDVSTGVGFYDHMLDQLGRHGLFDLTVKTDGDLHIDSHHTIEDTALALGAAFRQALGDKVGIYRFGNCTVPLDESLAQVTVDLSGRPYLVHTEPENMAPMIGAYDTTMTRHILESFVAQAQIALHVHVPYGRNAHHIVECQFKALARALRYAAEFDPRAAGILPSTKGAL; via the coding sequence ATGAGCCGCATCGGACGGGTCGAACGGACCACCAAGGAGACCTCCGTCGTCGTCGAGATAAACCTCGACGGAACCGGCCGGGTCGACGTCTCGACGGGCGTGGGCTTCTACGACCACATGCTCGACCAGCTCGGCCGCCACGGCCTCTTCGACCTCACCGTCAAGACCGACGGCGACCTGCACATCGACTCCCACCACACCATCGAGGACACCGCCCTCGCGCTCGGCGCCGCCTTCCGGCAGGCGCTCGGCGACAAGGTGGGCATCTACCGCTTCGGCAACTGCACCGTGCCGCTCGACGAGTCCCTCGCCCAGGTGACCGTCGACCTGTCCGGCCGCCCCTACCTCGTGCACACCGAGCCCGAGAACATGGCGCCGATGATCGGCGCCTACGACACGACGATGACCCGGCACATCCTGGAGTCCTTCGTCGCGCAGGCCCAGATCGCCCTGCACGTCCACGTCCCGTACGGGCGCAACGCCCACCACATCGTGGAGTGCCAGTTCAAGGCCCTCGCCCGCGCGCTGCGCTACGCCGCCGAGTTCGACCCGCGCGCCGCCGGCATCCTGCCCTCCACGAAGGGCGCCCTCTAG
- a CDS encoding histidinol-phosphate transaminase, producing the protein MEGAHPVSIGIDDLPIRDELRGKSPYGAPQLDVPVQLNTNENPYELPAELVARIAERVAEAARTLNRYPDRDAVELRTELAAYLTRTGKHPVTRENVWAANGSNEVIQQLLQTFGGPGRTAIGFEPSYSMHALISRGTGTEWISGPRREDFRIDVAAAERAIAQHAPDVVFITSPNNPTGTAVEAETVLALYEAAQAAKPSLVIVDEAYVEFSHRDSLLPLIEGRPHMVVSRTMSKAFGAAGLRLGYLAAHPAVVDAVQLVRLPYHLSAVTQATALAALEHTDTLLGYVEQLKSERDRLVAELRAIGYEVTESDANFVQFGTFEDAHTAWQKILDHGVLVRDNGVPGRLRVTAGTPAENDAFLEAVRALKKEQHA; encoded by the coding sequence ATGGAAGGTGCCCACCCCGTGAGCATCGGCATCGACGACCTCCCCATCCGGGACGAACTGCGCGGCAAGAGCCCGTACGGCGCCCCGCAGCTGGACGTGCCGGTCCAGCTGAACACCAACGAGAACCCCTACGAGCTGCCCGCGGAGCTCGTCGCGCGCATCGCCGAGCGCGTCGCCGAGGCCGCCCGCACCCTCAACCGCTACCCGGACCGGGACGCGGTCGAGCTGCGCACCGAGCTGGCCGCCTACCTCACGCGTACCGGCAAGCACCCGGTCACGCGGGAGAACGTATGGGCCGCCAACGGCTCCAACGAGGTCATCCAGCAGCTGCTGCAGACCTTCGGTGGGCCGGGCCGCACCGCGATCGGCTTCGAGCCCTCCTACTCCATGCACGCGCTGATCTCCCGCGGTACCGGCACGGAGTGGATCTCCGGCCCGCGCCGCGAGGACTTCCGCATCGACGTGGCGGCCGCGGAGCGGGCGATCGCACAGCACGCCCCCGACGTCGTCTTCATCACCTCGCCCAACAACCCCACGGGCACCGCCGTCGAGGCGGAGACCGTCCTGGCCCTCTACGAGGCGGCCCAGGCGGCCAAGCCCTCCCTCGTCATCGTCGACGAGGCCTATGTGGAGTTCAGCCACCGGGACTCCCTGCTGCCCCTCATCGAGGGCCGCCCCCACATGGTGGTGTCCCGGACCATGTCCAAGGCCTTCGGCGCGGCCGGCCTGCGCCTGGGCTACCTGGCCGCGCACCCCGCCGTCGTCGACGCCGTGCAGCTGGTGCGCCTGCCGTACCACCTGTCCGCCGTCACCCAGGCGACGGCCCTGGCGGCGCTGGAGCACACCGACACCCTGCTCGGCTACGTCGAGCAGCTCAAGTCCGAGCGGGACCGCCTGGTCGCCGAACTGCGCGCCATCGGCTACGAGGTCACCGAGTCCGACGCGAACTTCGTCCAGTTCGGGACGTTCGAGGACGCGCACACCGCCTGGCAGAAGATCCTCGATCACGGGGTCCTGGTCCGGGACAACGGCGTACCCGGCCGGCTGCGGGTCACCGCCGGCACCCCGGCAGAGAACGACGCGTTCCTGGAAGCGGTTCGCGCACTGAAGAAGGAGCAGCACGCATGA
- the hisI gene encoding phosphoribosyl-AMP cyclohydrolase yields MSTTPRPGNLDPAIAARLKRSADGLVPAIAQQYDTGEVLMLGWMDDEALHRTLTTGRCTYWSRSRQEYWVKGDTSGHFQHVKSVALDCDADTVLVKVDQVGAACHTGSRTCFDDDVLLRAAD; encoded by the coding sequence ATGAGTACGACCCCCCGCCCCGGCAACCTCGACCCCGCCATCGCCGCGCGCCTCAAGCGCTCCGCCGACGGCCTGGTACCGGCCATCGCCCAGCAGTACGACACCGGTGAGGTGCTCATGCTCGGGTGGATGGACGACGAGGCCCTGCACCGCACCCTGACCACCGGCCGCTGCACGTACTGGTCCCGCAGCCGGCAGGAGTACTGGGTGAAGGGGGACACGTCCGGCCACTTCCAGCACGTCAAGTCCGTCGCCCTCGACTGCGACGCCGACACCGTGCTCGTCAAGGTCGACCAGGTCGGAGCCGCCTGCCACACCGGATCCCGCACCTGCTTCGACGACGACGTCCTCCTCCGCGCAGCCGACTAG
- the hisH gene encoding imidazole glycerol phosphate synthase subunit HisH: MSTAHPTKKVVVLDYGFGNVRSAERALARVGADVEITRDYDKAMDADGLLVPGVGAFSACMRGLKDVRGDWIIGRRLSGGRPVMGICVGMQILFERGIEHGVETSGLDEWPGTVGPLKAPVVPHMGWNTVEAPADSQAFAGLDADTRFYFVHSYAAREWTLETTNPLIRAPKVTWATHGERFVAAVENGALWATQFHPEKSGDAGAQLLTNWIETL, from the coding sequence ATGAGCACAGCACACCCCACCAAGAAGGTCGTGGTCCTCGACTACGGTTTCGGCAACGTCCGCTCCGCCGAACGCGCCCTCGCGCGCGTCGGCGCGGACGTCGAGATCACCCGCGACTACGACAAGGCCATGGACGCCGACGGACTCCTCGTCCCCGGCGTCGGCGCCTTCTCCGCCTGCATGCGGGGACTCAAGGACGTCCGCGGCGACTGGATCATCGGCCGCCGCCTCTCCGGCGGACGCCCGGTCATGGGCATCTGCGTCGGCATGCAGATCCTCTTCGAGCGCGGCATCGAGCACGGCGTGGAGACTTCAGGTCTCGACGAGTGGCCCGGCACGGTCGGCCCGCTCAAGGCCCCGGTCGTCCCGCACATGGGCTGGAACACCGTCGAGGCCCCGGCCGACAGCCAGGCCTTCGCCGGCCTGGACGCCGACACACGCTTCTACTTCGTGCACTCCTACGCGGCGCGCGAGTGGACCCTGGAGACGACCAACCCGCTGATCCGCGCCCCCAAGGTCACCTGGGCCACGCACGGCGAACGCTTCGTCGCGGCGGTGGAGAACGGAGCCCTGTGGGCGACCCAGTTCCACCCCGAGAAGTCCGGCGACGCCGGCGCCCAGCTCCTCACCAACTGGATCGAGACCCTCTGA